In the genome of Hyphomicrobium sp. ghe19, the window GAGATAGGGCGCCACCAATTCCGCAACGGCCGGTGGGAACTCGGCGTCGATGAGGCGGGCGATGCCGTCGCGCCATTCGCCCGTCTTGCTCGCTTCCGTTCCTGCGAGATCGTAGCGCCCGGAGCCTGCATGCGTGTCGATCACGCGAAACGGCCGTGGCTTCTGCTTCATGTACGTCAGGATGCGCGTCAGGACGATGTGCTTCAGGACGTCGGCGAAATTTCCGGCGTGATAGTCATGGTGGTAATTCATGGTGCAGCGATCGAGTTCGGTGTGAGCGACAGACCGCAATGGCGCGGGCCGACTGCGTCAGGCTTTCTGTTCCCATCGCCCGGTTTCAGACTGCTGCCAATACGTGACGGCGCAGCCTGCAGCTTTGGCGGCCTTCCATTGGGCACGTGCGATGGCGACGGAATCCGGATCATGTCCATCGAAAACGTAGACAAAGCGTTCGGCTCCCTTGAACTCGCTCGCTTCGGCGCCATCGACGAGGAAGCGTACACCCGCGCCGTTCGGCGTCTCGTCGGTCAACGTCAGATAGACCGGCTGTTCGCTCGCATGACCGATGCGCGCCGTGCCGTGCGGCAAAAAACTGTCGTCGGTGTAGGTCCACAGCGCCTGGTCGAGCGCCTCCAACCGTTCCTCGTTGCCGACCTGGACGACGGCACGCCAGCCGCGCGCGAGCGTCTTCTCGAGGAGGCTCGGTAGAACGCGGTCGAGCGTTTGCTGCTCAAGATGGTAGAAAAAGACGTCCATCCCGCTTGCATGGCGCACTGGGCGCCGGAACGCAACAATTTGCGGGCAGGTCTTGAACCGAGGCGCGGAGCACCCATCTAACGCTGTCCGGAGCGGCGCCAGTTCAATCGGCTGACGCCCGTGCGGGCGGTGAGCATGCGGCCTATGCCGTTCGCTCCCGCCCGCTGCGATCTTCTTTCAGATTTTATTTCTTGAGATATTTCGCGGGGACTTCGCCCGCGTCGATCAGGGCCGTCACGCAGTTATGCGTCAGGCCTTTTCTGTTGCTTTCAATGCACCGCCGCAATTCGACACTTTCAGGCGAATATTGAGCGCAGAAATTCTGATAGTCTCCCGCGCAAGCCTGTCTGACTTTCGCGGTGTAGGCAGCAGCAGCCACGCCGGCGAAAAGTGCAGTGCCAGCTGCCAAAACAACTGACATCAGCGCCGCATCAAACTTTCTCATTCGTCGATCCTCGAAGTTTCGTGGTTGGCATCCTCTACGCAAACGCATCCGATTCGAAAATTAACTTTTTTCGACTCTGCGAGCACGAGGTTTTGCTCGCACGGCATCAATTTGCCGGACGGATGTTGCGCAGATCTGTCTACCGCTTCTCGGGAGCGAAGGGGTTCTCGCTCTTGCGGAGATGGAAGCGAACGGGAACACCGGGAAGATCGAACGTCTCTCGCAGAGAGTTCGTCAGGTACTTCACGTATGACTGCGGCAATGCTTCCGCGCGCTGCGAGAAGGCGACGAACGTCGGTGGACGCGTCGACAGCTGCGTGACGTAGCGGATCTTGATGCGCCGCCCATGCACCGCCGGCGGCGAGTGGCGGCTCAGCGCCCCTTCGAGCCAGCGATTGAGATGCGCCGTCGAAACACGGCGATTCCAGGTTTCGTATGTTTTGGCGATCGCCGACATCAGATGATCGAGGCCGCTCTCGGAACGTGCCGAGATCGCGATAAGCGGAACTCCTGGAACCTGAGCCAGGCTTTCGGCGACACGGGCCTTCAGCTCGCGCAACGTCTTCTGTTTTTCGGGAACGAGATCCCATTTGTTGATCGCAACGACGAGCGCGCGTCCTTCCTCGACGACGCGGTGGCCGATCGTCAGATCCTGATGCTCGAAGGGCCTCTCGGCGTCGATCAGGAGCACGACGACCTCGGCAAACCGGATGGAGCGGACCGCGTCGCTTGCCGACAGCTTCTCTGCCGTTTCGGTGATCTTGGCTTTGCGGCGAAGCCCCGCCGTATCGAAGAGCCGGATCGCCTGACCTTTGTATTCGAAATCGCTCGAGACGCTGTCGCGGGTCAGCCCGGGTTCGGGGCCCGTGATCATCCGGTCTTCGCCGAGAAGCGCGTTCACCAGTGTCGACTTCCCGGCGTTCGGGCGGCCGACGATCGCGACGCGAATGCGCTTTTCGCGCTCCGGCTCTTGCGCCGGCTTCTCGTCCGCCACTGCGGCGTCGCCTCGGCGTCTTCTCGCTGTTGTTGGTGCCGCCTTCAGTCCGAGCGCCGCCAGAACATCGTCCGAGAGATCTGCGATGCCTTCACCGTGCTCAGCCGAGATTGCAATCGGCGAGCCGAGGCCCAGCGAAAACGCATCGAGCACGCCATCGGTGCCTTTGTGGCCTTCGGCTTTGTTCGCGACGAGGACGACGGGCTTTCCCGACTGGCGGGCGATACGGGCAAATTCCTTGTCGGAGCCGGTAACGCCGGCGCGCGCGTCGATAACGAAAAGGATGAGATCAGCCGTGGCGATTGCCTGCTCGGACTGTTTGCGCATGCGGTCTGCAATCGAACCGCGCTGCGCCTCTTCGAGGCCCGCAGTGTCGACGAGGCGAATTTCGGTTCCGAAGATGTCAGCGACGCCATCGCGGCGGTCGCGCGTCAAGCCCGGCAGATCGGAAACGAGCGCGGCGCGCGTTCCAGTCAGGCGGTTGAACAGGGTCGACTTGCCAACGTTGGGACGGCCTACGATTGCAACGACGGGAGTTTGAGCGGGGCGATTCAAAAGGGAGCCAAAAAGAAACTGATTGCTGGGGGGGCGCTGCCTTTCCGCACGCGAGCGGAGAGCCAACGCTGATCTCCTAGCCCAATTCTCAGTTCAGGGCGATGAGTTTTGCCGAATCGGTCAAAACGAACATGCGACCCTGGGCCACGATCGGCGGAATATAGACCGTATCGCCGACGCTCATCTGGCCGCCGACCTTACCGGTTGCGGCGTCAACGCTCACGATATCGCCCTTACTCGACACCAGCCAGAGGGTTCCCGCGGCCATTACTGGGCCAGCATAGCTCTTTGCCGCGGGGAGCTGCGTCGTCCAGCGCGTTTTTCCATCCTTGCGGGTCAGCGCCATGAGACGCCCTCCCGTATCGACGACGTAAACCGCGTCGCCGACGACACAGGGCGGCTCGGAACCGGGAATGTTCGCAGACCACTGCCGGTCGCCTGTTTTGGCGTGAGTGGCGATCATTCGTCCGGCGTGGCCGATGGCGAAGACCGTGCCGTTATCGATCGCGGGCCGCGCGACATCGCTCATCGAGGCGATCTGCGAAGTCTGGCGGGTGCGGGACAGATTTTCGGTCCAGACGGTCGAGCCGTCCGACAACTTAAACGCCATGATGTCACCCGACGGGTACGGCACCACGACGACATCCTGGTCGACGGCGGGACTCGCAGACGTCATCAGGCTCGCGCTTTGCGGCAGTCCCCTGGCGGACCATATTTCCGCACCGTCAACGCCGTTCAAGCAATAGAACCTGCCGTCGATCGTGATGACGTACAGCCGGTCTCCAGACGCGGTCGGTGCCGCGCGCACGGGGACGTCGAGGTTTTTAGTCCAGATCGATTTGCCGGTCGCCGGATCGAGAGCGGCGACGACGCCATATCCGTTCGCGACGTAGAGGCGGCCGTTTTCGGCGGCGAGGCCGCCACCGTAGCCGCCGAGGCCGACGGTTGTGTCAGGCTTCGTCGAGATCTTGAAGACACTGCTGCCCGACAGCGAAAAGGCTGCAACGTTCGCTCC includes:
- a CDS encoding DNA polymerase III subunit chi; translated protein: MDVFFYHLEQQTLDRVLPSLLEKTLARGWRAVVQVGNEERLEALDQALWTYTDDSFLPHGTARIGHASEQPVYLTLTDETPNGAGVRFLVDGAEASEFKGAERFVYVFDGHDPDSVAIARAQWKAAKAAGCAVTYWQQSETGRWEQKA
- the der gene encoding ribosome biogenesis GTPase Der; amino-acid sequence: MNRPAQTPVVAIVGRPNVGKSTLFNRLTGTRAALVSDLPGLTRDRRDGVADIFGTEIRLVDTAGLEEAQRGSIADRMRKQSEQAIATADLILFVIDARAGVTGSDKEFARIARQSGKPVVLVANKAEGHKGTDGVLDAFSLGLGSPIAISAEHGEGIADLSDDVLAALGLKAAPTTARRRRGDAAVADEKPAQEPEREKRIRVAIVGRPNAGKSTLVNALLGEDRMITGPEPGLTRDSVSSDFEYKGQAIRLFDTAGLRRKAKITETAEKLSASDAVRSIRFAEVVVLLIDAERPFEHQDLTIGHRVVEEGRALVVAINKWDLVPEKQKTLRELKARVAESLAQVPGVPLIAISARSESGLDHLMSAIAKTYETWNRRVSTAHLNRWLEGALSRHSPPAVHGRRIKIRYVTQLSTRPPTFVAFSQRAEALPQSYVKYLTNSLRETFDLPGVPVRFHLRKSENPFAPEKR
- a CDS encoding PQQ-binding-like beta-propeller repeat protein — encoded protein: MGLGNGGSQTRFGASSLFALVAALLLGGCAGDGPSLPKMSDLNPFKEKQTPLPGRRIPIVETTESISANLADANAPIAIPSPRTNDAWAQPGGEPGNAPGNLALNGALRQTWSASAGEGSSKTGRVTASPIIFDGRIYTLDAGANVAAFSLSGSSVFKISTKPDTTVGLGGYGGGLAAENGRLYVANGYGVVAALDPATGKSIWTKNLDVPVRAAPTASGDRLYVITIDGRFYCLNGVDGAEIWSARGLPQSASLMTSASPAVDQDVVVVPYPSGDIMAFKLSDGSTVWTENLSRTRQTSQIASMSDVARPAIDNGTVFAIGHAGRMIATHAKTGDRQWSANIPGSEPPCVVGDAVYVVDTGGRLMALTRKDGKTRWTTQLPAAKSYAGPVMAAGTLWLVSSKGDIVSVDAATGKVGGQMSVGDTVYIPPIVAQGRMFVLTDSAKLIALN